In Candidatus Methylomirabilis tolerans, the following are encoded in one genomic region:
- a CDS encoding DUF262 domain-containing protein: MHRFLNTTHRSVVWFKKSDEARDLVIRPPFQRNPVWSKRQQSALIDTILLEYPIPELYMQDITDAEGNQKYILVDGQQRIRAVLDFLANDLELVDESPKWAGMTFEDLTVGDKKKIYEYNFVVRQLPDIPDDEIRTIFQRLNRNTMTLTAQELRHATYWGPFIKLMEDISDYEFWNDSGVFSANDRRRMLDVEFISELSVAYLNGIQNKKKKLEEYYQQYEESFDEAQTLLAMFVTVLGELAQVIPGLSKTRWRKKSDFYSLFLAFARNVERLPLAAEKRDAARAVLSEFAEQVDAVIKEMLPEGTKAPTTVTDYVKNVERAASDLATRTERDRVLNEILAEVFANG, from the coding sequence ATGCACCGATTCCTTAATACCACACACCGGTCTGTGGTGTGGTTCAAGAAGAGCGACGAAGCTCGCGATCTCGTGATCCGGCCGCCATTTCAGCGCAACCCGGTTTGGTCAAAGAGGCAGCAGAGTGCCTTGATCGACACGATCCTTCTCGAATATCCAATTCCAGAGCTTTACATGCAGGACATTACCGATGCAGAGGGGAACCAGAAGTATATCCTTGTCGATGGGCAACAGCGTATTCGCGCCGTTCTCGACTTCTTGGCTAACGACTTGGAGTTGGTGGACGAGAGCCCGAAATGGGCTGGGATGACTTTTGAGGATCTCACTGTTGGCGATAAGAAAAAGATCTACGAATACAACTTCGTCGTTCGCCAACTGCCAGATATCCCAGACGATGAGATCAGGACCATCTTCCAGCGACTGAACAGAAACACCATGACCCTGACGGCGCAGGAGTTGCGACACGCCACATATTGGGGGCCGTTTATCAAATTGATGGAAGATATTTCGGACTACGAATTCTGGAATGATTCGGGGGTCTTTTCAGCCAACGACCGGCGCAGAATGCTCGACGTTGAGTTTATCAGCGAGTTATCCGTAGCTTACTTGAACGGTATTCAGAATAAGAAGAAGAAACTTGAAGAGTACTACCAGCAATACGAAGAGTCGTTTGACGAAGCCCAAACACTCCTGGCAATGTTCGTCACCGTACTTGGCGAGCTCGCCCAGGTGATACCTGGGCTATCCAAGACGCGGTGGCGCAAGAAGTCAGACTTCTACTCACTGTTTCTCGCATTTGCCAGGAACGTCGAGCGACTTCCACTTGCAGCAGAAAAGCGCGACGCTGCCAGAGCCGTGCTTTCTGAGTTCGCGGAGCAGGTCGACGCGGTTATCAAGGAGATGCTTCCGGAAGGTACGAAAGCCCCTACGACCGTGACAGATTACGTGAAGAATGTGGAGCGGGCAGCATCCGACCTGGCAACGCGGACCGAGAGGGATCGGGTCCTAAACGAGATCCTGGCCGAGGTATTCGCGAATGGCTGA
- a CDS encoding sigma-54-dependent Fis family transcriptional regulator, whose protein sequence is KIVSPEAIPSLVDYPWPGNVRELANTIERLLILSSGDVIGLEDLPPNIRFPSGLTGGPSSLQEMERLHLIRMLDHTGGKKMQAARLLGIDLKTLNSKIKRYNIPL, encoded by the coding sequence CAAGATCGTCTCTCCAGAGGCTATACCGTCGCTCGTGGACTATCCATGGCCTGGTAATGTGCGAGAGCTTGCCAACACGATCGAGCGCCTGCTGATCCTCTCCTCCGGCGACGTCATTGGCCTCGAAGACCTGCCACCCAACATCCGGTTTCCGAGCGGTCTCACGGGTGGACCCTCCTCGCTCCAGGAGATGGAGCGGCTGCACCTCATCCGGATGCTCGATCACACGGGGGGCAAAAAGATGCAGGCGGCGCGCCTCCTCGGGATCGACCTCAAAACCTTGAATAGCAAGATCAAGCGGTATAACATCCCCTTGTAA